The Aquila chrysaetos chrysaetos chromosome 4, bAquChr1.4, whole genome shotgun sequence genome segment GTTTATTACTTCTGATCCTGGGTTTAGGGTTACTGCTGAAGACACTCCAACATAAAGGGGCTATATATAAGGCATAAGGCATTACtcacaaaacagaaacacactCAGCAATCAACATGAAGAATAGAAAATTGTAGCAATACATGGATAAATCTCTCTTCTCAAATCCTCTCATCCTATCTTTGATAATGTTTATAATGGAAGTAGAAAGTCACGCCCAGGGATACTAGAAAGAGGTAGAGGGTTCAGCTCCTCTACATGCAGCTGATGAAGTGCTTGAGAGTGTCAGGGGAGTCTGACCCAAGAGCAGTGCTCCAACACATACCCAGTGGTGAGTTGGTAGCATTTGAGTAAGAAAGCAAATagttgtggaaagaaagaaaaagtgatgtgcgttattctgaatatattttttaaatgctgtatgCACTTTGGCTTAGGGGTTTGATTTGAATATATCACATTAAACCACTGGAGACTATTAAAGTGAAGCAAATACGCACCAGGTGGTATCCTGTGGAAACAATTATGTTGGAAATAACTCTGCCTGTTGCCAGTAGGCTTATGGTTTATTCTTTCCAAGCCAACTTTAGGATTAAAGCTTATAGTTATACTCTAAAGTATACATTAAACCATTGAAGTTGTcgaaaagaagagaaagcagcaggtgaagggagaaggaagggttGTGTCCTACCTGAGGCTGACAGAAAGCACACCACAGCAACTCTGTCCACCCTGGTGttccagaaaaggagaaagctggACATGTTTTGCggctgtttgcttttgttctctgttcttcCCTGCTTAAAATAGCTGCTCGCTGAGGTATGTATAGCTGTGGGATAATCTTATTATAGTGGATCCAACTCCTATCTAGCACACTTGTCCCATTTCtcaggggggctgcagcaggctaTGTTGTACGTGGGAGCATGAAGAAATTCATGATATGACCACAGAGCTCCAGAGCAACCAAATTACAGCAGCTTACCAAGTTTCCATCTATGAAGTTATACCGAGCAATTGTAATAATTCACATGTGTGCTCTTAATTTTTACAGCACAAGATTTCATGAAGTTTCCATCACCTAAATTAGGCCCTGACAGTACCATGCAAAAATCTACAcagattttcttcatctttgccAACGTGATGACTTTGGTTTGTAATAAACCAAGCTCCAGTGAAATTAGTTAGCTTTTAATTCTAGAGAGTGTGGTTAAGAGCGTGAAGTACCTCAGAGCTTTAAAGATTTCCCTTTGAAGTATCAAAAGGGGATAATTTTCTCATCAgaattttttgcatttgcaagaaaaggctgagggtTGTGggataatttaatttaaaaaataacattaaagaATGACAAGAAGCATTGTACTTTATAATTAAGAACAGATAGGGACTATGACTAATATTGTGGACAAAGCCAAAAACTTgagaaaaggggagagggaCGCTGGCAAGAAAATGGCACGTAgtcaaagactgaaaagaaaaattcgCATATATCCTGTCtgttttcctaggaaaaaaaacagtcatcTATGGCCTTTTGCGGAAGCATGTAAGGCTGGAAGGGGATAGGAAAGAGGCTTGAGTCATTTTGTACATTCCTGCTCTTCACACCAGATTGAGTGATACTGGTACCTGAGTAAGATGTGAGACCCAGCTGCTAGGGAGAAGTGATTGGTTGGTACTGGAAAGACAGCAGGAGCTGGCAACCTTCAGAGTAGGTATAGCCTTGCAAATAGGACAGCTTGTAAATCACATATTTTAGAAGACTCGGCTTATGCATCAGTATTTCCTTCAGAATCTCCATGTTTATGAGCACATTCTCTAGGTCTTATAAATTAATCGTTTCTTCCATGTTGTACACAAATTACCCACACCCAGAGAAATATCAGCAACTTCCAGGGAAGAAAACGTTAGCAGGTAGTAATACTTCTGCAGTTAGAACTGGTTTTCACCATGtgtataaaactgaagaaaaataaaccagaagaaaacagtagttCATAAAATTAATAGGATTGTGAAGGATGTGGAGCTAACATAACTAGGCTTTGGGAATTACTTGACAGCAATCTGCTTATTGAAACATTCACACTACAGTCAATTCTCTTGCATGATTTGTTAGTAGCAAGAGGGCCTGTTTTGGTTTATGCACATTTCCTAGCTTAGAAGGACACCAAGCATTTCAGTTTCCCACTTAGAAATGCACTCAGTGCACTGTGAAATATCTGTATTAGAATATCTGTTCAGAAGCCAAACAGATACAAATCTAGAAGCCTTTTTGGATTACATTTCCATTCCATTATTTCATTGCTAACGTGAATGTTAGCAATATTTGTTTGAATACTAGTCTCTACTGCTCTCAACATGTTCCACAGATCTAAACCAGTCACATATGTGCAAGTAaactcaaatactgtgttcagttttgggcccctcactacaagaaagacattgagctgctggaggctgaggggagaccttatcgctctctacaactgcctgaaaggaggttgtagtgaggtgggtgctggtctcttctcccaagtagcaagtgataggatgagaggaaacggcctcaggttgcaccaggggaggtttagattggatatcaggaaaaatttctctgctgaaagggttgtcaagcactggaaccggctgcccagggaagtggtggagtcaccatccctggaggtatttaaaagacgtgtagatgtggtgctcagggacatggtttcatggtggacttggcagtgttaggtttacagttggactcagtgatcttaaggtcttttccaacctaaatgattccatgattctaagTACATACTGTaagtaaaaactgcaaaaaagacaaatctgATAATTCTGGGATTATACTCACGAACTGTGGAAACACTAACAGCGACGAGGCCAAAGCCATACTTACTTGGCAACCATAACAAATATTATGATTTTAGGATTTACAACTTGGTTGTTTCCCAAACTGAGTTTCCCAAGTTAGCAGCAAACAAGGTAGAATATTGTGCATCTCtagtgtgtttttttctttctttaatataaaagtactattaaaagaaaactatggaataattattttcaggttGCACATTGGAAGCgtaaaatacttttctgagaCTACATCATGGCCAGAATCATCACCTATCTTCTGGtagaaatctgcattttgtaattatttttttaaaaatcatctatGTGTCAGAAATCCACCTACTAGCTTAACTTGCATTTCACTGCCAGAGGACAAACAGAtagaagaaataatgtttaGCTTCCATACTTTTTTTGAGAAACTCAGCCACTGGGATGGAAACCTCTTACTATTGCTGCTTAAATCTGAATTGGCCAAATCTCAAATTTAACAGTGAAACTTTTCTGCAGtcagaagaaaaggctgaggatTTTAATATTGCTCAAGGGGTACATAAACGTTATTTTGGGGCCTTTCCTTTACCTCCTCTTGCAAACTCTATTTCCTGTTCCCCCTGTATTTGGCATTCAAAGATGAAGTTAACTTCATTTGCAAGCACAAAAAGAAGAGAGTGAATGCATCAGACATGGAAAGAatggaaagattatttttaattaggtgTAAAATATCATTTCAATAAGGACAAGCAGAACAACCAGGTGATCAGAATTGCTTGTTACTGGCCTCACATCTTCAGCATCATTTATGGAATACgtttttttatattattgttaCCTATAAAGCGATACCGGCTTAATGGGGCTAgatcaggcttttaaaattatagctGCCCCAACACAAAACAACTGCCTCAAAAATATCTGGATGGgctgatttgctttttaatcacTCAGCAAGTACAACGAGAGCAGTTTCAACATTcaggaaaacaacatttaaaaacattagtGTTTTAGTATGATCTGTAGTGTCATCCTATGacaggaaactgaaataatagTCTTGGAAGACATTTAgacttttaaatacatttttgcagctaGAACTTAGGAAACATCTGGAAAGGTAgctataattattttctctttatttgcaGTATCAGGATGACTTAATTAGTAGCATTAGATTTACTTATTACAAATGGCACTGCTAATACAAAAGgattaatttgaattttgaccttttttttttttttaatgcagtaacTTTTAGGCCTCAAAATATTTAGGCCCttcattatttgaaaacaaGTATCCGTCAGTTTACATGACAAAACTCTCCTTGGgctaaaaacatttaaatccaATTTCTGCATACTCGAAGTACAGAAATAACCAGTCTAGTCACATGAAGAGAACTAATTGTCTTTTTACTTGAGCTAAAGGTGGCTTTCTTCGCAGTGCTAAATATCAAGAGGTATGTTTTTTAAAGGCACAAGATCTAAACAGTACCCTACAGGAGATTCCGTTTTGCTTCCCCAGCTTACATAAATGCTGACAGAATCCATTTTAACTACTAGCTGCTAGTATTTTCAGTTGCTTCAAATACAGCACGTGTTTTCAACAGGATATTCAGAGAGCAATTCTTATGCTAAGGCGCTTCTCCCCACCCAACAAAACAGAGGCTTCTTGTTCTCCACCTCTGGGGACAGCGTCGCTTGGAGTGGGACTCTAGCTTAAGAAACCATTTAGTAGCTGTGAGTAGCTAGAGATTATTGTGATGCATTCTCCCTATCTTCTCCAGAGGTCTAGGACGCTGTAGTGGGAACTAGCAACAATACCTGTCTGCCTTCTGAAGACTCCTCCTGGCTACTGATGCTCTCACAAAGGGAAGTGAAAGCCATCTCCACTCCCGTTATACCACCAGCAGCATTGAAGAAAAAGCCCAATCTTTTTGGATTAAGTACAATTAATCTTTAAGGCTTAAAAGCTTAACTATGTACTTGACAGGTAATGTGTATTGATGATTTTTCTTATATGAATGGTTCCTTTTGAAACGGAGGTGGTGAGATTGCCGCACAGCCCATGCATTTTACAGTTGTCCTGGATAGTTAACAATAAAAACCAAGCCAAGAACAAACAAGCACAAGACAGatctaagcattttttttttttttttactatgttttGTGTCATTACTCTGAAGAAGCCCTCACATTGTTTACAAGtttaaaagaatgattttttttttcttatacattCCAAAATGCATTTGGGGACTTCTAGCTACCTGATACTTATGAAAGTGTAACAGAATTTTACATTCTTTCACATATATAGCACTGCACCATGAACAACGACAGTGACATTCATtatcttcaaattatttcttttcaccagcttccttttcctcttctaagttaaaataaaaggatttgtCATAGCCCATGAGATGGTTATAATCCTGAGGATTTGGGAAAAGTGTCGGATTAACAAGCATTGATTTTGTTTTAGCATAAAATGTTGTAAACATCTTGGTGATGTCTGGAATCTTTACATCTTTCTGATGGAAAACAGTCGCTTTTTCTGCCAAGATCGCATTGTATGTAATGGCTGTATATGTGTCCATTTCATCTTTATAATAGAGTCGAATCACATAGCCTTTTGTAAGGACATGCAAAGTAACCGGTGttacaaatgtaaaaaacccGATCAACCCATAAAAGGCAGCTTGTATAAGCAGACTTTCAAATCCAATACCCGTTTTGAGCATGATGTAGGGCATCATGAACAGGTTGAATATGCTGGTGGAGTAAGAGAAAAACCTCACACctgcataaaacaaaagaaaaagaaaatcaaggtTAATACTTATCACTAAAATTTTCTCTATAATTACATATGTTCTGCTACTATATATCGACGGCATTACTCGAACAGCTGAAGTTACTGAAAATccactgctctttttttttaaagcttacaAAGAAACCATTGACAGTTCAACCCTGCCTTCTTGccactgttctgttttgtttatgtgTTCATGTTGGGTTTATCAAAGCTGGTAGATGGCTCTATTTCTATGATGAAGTCAGCTACTAGCTATTATGATTGAAACTGATTTCAAGAGAAACTTGACTCCAGTCATTGACACACATAATGGTAATCATGACAGATATGACTGggaatttctttcttcaccAACAACTAATGTTGACATTCACTGTACATTACAAAGAAGCTCGCTTGGTTCCCCACCATGCATAACTTGAAAAACCTAGGTTATTCAATATTAGCAAGTACTCCACAGCCATCTTGCATGCAGCTTGAAAGACAGTAGCCAGTGTTGTGGATCTCTCACAGTTCTTAGGCCACCATGAGAACCAGGAGTCTAAGATGCTGTGATAATTATGTATGTTAGTAAGGCATACTTCCTCCTTCTTTAAGACACATCTCAAAAATGCATATCAGAAAACATCCAATGGATTACTTTTCACTAGGTCTTTGTAACGTTAACTGGTCAGAGAAAGACCAGCAAAGTCTCATTACAGAGAGTGCATTTCATGGTAGTATCTGTctacttcagaaacatttcagtaacGTTTGAAAACATACAGAATGTAAATAGCAGTTACAGCTAGCCTTTGTTTGCTACTGGGTTGGGTCATGTACTCCAAAAGCTGCAAGAGAAACAGATGGAGGCAGAGGGGTTACAGAGATGCACAGTACCTACAGAACTCCCTGCACACCCAAGCGTAGAAGCAGAAACCAAACACCACCATCACCACATTTTTGTGCTGTATAGAGGATCCAGGTTTTAGCAGAGTTGGAAAGGAGAACAGTCACGTTTATAATGttgcattttaaagttattaaacactgttaaaaaaaaaaaaaaggcaatacaAATCACTTCAAGTCACATACCTAACACTGCCTTTGCCAAATTTCCTTTATAAACTAATCTTCCGTGTTCTGGGTGCTCATGAGGGGAGGATGTGCAGAGGCTGCGAACAGCCACTCCTTGAAAAGATGTAACCTGAAAGATGAAAGCAGTACATGGCCAAGCAACTTTAGTACCAATCTacactttatatatatatatatacacacacacgcacatatatacacacacacacacacacacacaaagtttCTCCTTGCCCTGAACCGATTCCCAGCATCTTAAATTGGGGATTAAAGTTAGGTTACGCTACAGCGCACGCCACGAACAAACGCCAACTAATACACCGTTTGACTGTTGTAATAATCTTCCATGCGGCGATCCCAAATCAGCATTAAATGTTTGCAACCCCACTGACGAATACTAAGCTTGCGATCGTTGCACATCGGGCCTTGCAGGGAGACATTCACAGCCCCCGCGCTCGCCTGGTCTCCCTTTGGTCTCAGGTATGCCCTGGGGGGGAACCTCGGTTCCCGCCTGAGGTTCGCAGTTTTCGCAGGGAAAAAGCCGCCAATCCCAGGACTGCCGCCCTCCCCCCGGCCAGCTCctcccggggagcggggccgcgtCCCCTCACCCCCCACACAACCTGCTgggcccccgcggcggcgggcaggggggCGGcggaaggaggaagggaaaaagaggtgACGAGCGGAGACAGCAGAaagaggaggcggaggaggtgcggagggggggagaggggggaggcgcagcagcagcacagcagcatgtCGGGCCGCGTCCCGCAGCggcgggggacgggggacgggggAGCGCGGCGCGGTGCAGCGggcggcagcccccgccgccccagAGCCCCGCGCTTTGGTTCCGCCGGCAGGAAGGGTCCGGCCGACTCCACCGCGCCCCCGCCAGGCTGCCGCTGGCGGCCTCCGCCCGGCGATGCAGCACCCCGGCCCGGCGGGCGATGTGGGTTTCCTGGACGGATCCCGGCGGCACTGCGTTCGTGGGCACAGCCGGGCGGGGGGCGAGACCGAGAGCGTACGCCCGCACGATTAGGACCCGCCCGCAGCGAGGTTCGGACTTTGCCTGCTGCCAGGGAAGGCGGGCCCTCGGACGCCTCGGCTGCCGCCAGCCCCGGGGCAGGAACCGCCGCCCGGGCAACTCCGCCTCAGCATCTCCCCCGCGCCGCTCCTAACATGGCGGGCCGGCACCTGCCCTCCCGGGAACTACGCGCCCCAGCATGCACCGCTCCCCGCCGCACAGCATGCCGGGAGCCCGGCGCCGCACGCCTTCCAACGGCGGGCTCGGGAAGGGGCGCTCGCCCCGGGCCGGAAGTGACCTGTGACCTTGCCGGAAGTTCTTGGGAGGCAGCTGGCCCGACACCGCGGGGGCCCTGAGAGCGGGGCGGAGGGAGCGGCGCCGACGAGTGAGTGGCCGCGGGGACGGCGGGGGCTGGCTCcgctgggggcggcgggggccccGTCGCCGtccgggggggagggggcgaggCGGGCGGAAAACGGGGAAGGGGGAGCCGCCGGGGCCTGCCCCTCGGAGGGGAGCGGGCCTCGCCCTCCGCGCCGCGCTCGCCCCGCTCCCCGAGGCGGCGGGGCTGTCGGGGGGAAGCTGGACAGGAGCCGGGCCGCGGAGCGGAAAGGTTTGGGGCAGTCGGGGGAGCGCGGGGGGCCGTTGGGGGTGTGTGGAGGGATGCGGTGCCAGGTCGGggttctcccccccccaccgcgGGACGGTGGCGAAGGGCGCGTTTCTCTCCTCTGCGTGCGGGAGTGAAGCCGTCTCCTTGAAATCCAGGGGCCGCCGGGAAAGGGGCTTTCCGGCACggtgttttaattaaatactgcTCTTAAACTTTTTCCGCCACAAATGACGTCCACCCTCTTCCCACGCCAGGCCCTAGAGATAGGGGAAAAACTAAGGCCGAAAGAATTTAGGATGCACCCCCAGGGGTTGTTACACCAAGGTGGGAAGTGCTGGTTGAAGTGCTTTAGCTGTAGTGGTCGACGAACATAAGGGAAGCAAGGTTGACGTAAAAGGGTGATACGCTGACATGtagtaagaaaaataagcttttgaGTACCATATGTTTCTCAGAGGGAGATTCTGCTTTAATATAAGGGAACCTGAGCACTGGTGAGTTATTGATGGCTTCACATAGATGCATGAAAAGGTGATGGTGGTGCTAGCGGTTAACTTTGATTACCAGTTTAATCTTACACCATGCACTACTATGTGCAGGAGCTTTATTAAAGATGGTTAGTACTGTAGATTGTGAGTTAAGCCTTGCACTGTAGGAAGGCTTAGGTGGTCATGGGCCATTTGTTTACTTGGGTTTGCTGAAGATCACTTGCAAAAGTTCAATTTGGAAGCAAGCTAGAAAAACATAGGTAAAGAGAGAGGTGAGAGACCTTTAGGATAAGAACCACTTTGTGCACTTATTTCTGAGTAATTCCTTACATGCTTcaatttcctccttttgctatactaaagacaaaaaaatattgtcGGGAGAGAAATAATGTTTATTAACTAAAGAGTTACTTAGAAGGGGAGTCAGTGTCAATTAGTTTTTCTGTAATATATTGGCTACCATCTTTGCACATGTAGTGCACATCTTATACTTTGAGATCAGCCTTTTAATGTGCTTAAGTTATGTCAATAAAATCTTCACTAACATTTCCCATTAACATTGGGAACTTCAAGATAAGCTTTAGAAACTTTcagcatttaatattttttttcttgttgtatcagaaaaaagtcatttgagatttctttttttatactaGAATGGGTGATGAACAGATTTAGGTAGTTTCATGTAGTCTTAATGTGAAGACTTAGTATTGGTATGGTGAGGAGATCCAGTTGATTCTCTGAGGTACCTTCTTCTGTCTCCCAAcctcatatttctttttctgatacaTTTGTGTTCATGCTCCTGTCCCTTATGCTTTGTGTGGggataaataaatatcttttgaAAGTATACTTAGCTTCagatgttttgctgtgtttttgcaATTCGCGGTGTATATTACAAGAAACCCTTAAGCTTTGTCATAAAAGTATGGGTTTTGCCAGATTAAAACAAAGGAATTTTGATGTATTTTGACAAGTTTTCTTGCACCTAGAAAGGTTCAGAATTTAATTATCTTCATTATAGGCTAGTTTGCATAACAGCAGTTTTTGATGAATGCTTATAAGGAGAGGGCAGAAATCTGTCCCCTATAAAATTTTGGAGTATGctagcagctttttttcccctaatagCAAGAGGTGTATAGTACAGGCCTTTTATTGTATGttaggaagaaaacagtaacacCCCCCtgcccgccacccccccccaccccccctgcctttttttttttcttaaaattttcttgGGAAttaccaaaaaggaaaatttccttAGATAGAAAGATCTTAATGTGACATCTTTGATACTCCACACACAGTATCCTACCTCATCTCCTGTTTATCTTAACTAGCACTCACCTGTGGTACAACATCCTGTCACACTTCAGTGTGCCCCTGAATGTTTGAATTTTAGTGCCTGTGAGTGTGTAATAGTGAGTCACCTGATTTGGAAATCACACTGTACCAGTTTGCcctcatgtttttttttttttctaaatatgcttCAATCCTTAtttacattaattatttttttgatgcATACTGAACAATGAATACTAAACTGAAGAGcggtatttttaaacaagttagCGTATAGGATCAAGAATAGGACTAGAATTTAGGACTGAACAGTAGCAGGCTACTGTTTTAGCACACAGCAGgctttgtttactgatgaaCTCTTACTAATACATAAATGAGACCCAGAAGATGTCATGTTTGGCTTCAAAACTAACCTAGGAATTGTGAAGGCATTTGTGAAGGTTATTAGACccacattttccaaaaattgATAGTGTAGAGTATGGAAATGTCACCAGCTGAAGTATACAAAAGCTGTGTGTGCATTGCGCAGCTAATGAGTTGGAAGCCATTTGAGTTTCCTTAGCCCAGAATCTGAgtttttaaagagttttctgTGGGATCAAAGAATCTGAGTGCCTGAAGTGTTTGcatagatttaattttcttgtgcTAACCAGAATAAAGCAATGGGGTTCTGGCATCTGTACAGTGGTTGCATGTGTTCAGCTAAATTAGCGTTATGTCCTTCAAGTCTATTGCGGTCTCATCGACATACAAGATATACAAGGAAATTATATTCTGGAAATTCTGGGAAGCTTGGGAGATGAGCACGCAGCTTTGGGAGTAAGGTGGGAAGGTCATGGACGTGCTtcgttttttttcttgtatttgatgctgaagaaaagcaggaaagagatCAAACTAGACTCACGATACCATAGTATTTCTTCTTAGAGTTGTAAGGAGGAGAATAAGATGTTTATGCTAACAAGAACACTTGCCTTGTGTGGGTTAATTACCGTGTTTTATGATACTTTGCTATATTCTACCTCATAGGCGTAAATATTCTAGCAACTTGTGAAAACTTTCAGTTCTCTAATATCTAATGagaattttatgttttctgcagcaagaaCTTCCTTTTTAGACTGGTTGGAAAGTTTCTGTACCAAATATTCTGGTTTTCGTTGTATTGTATTCTCCCTCATcgattttttaatataatcttTCTCTTAAATgcagggttggtttttgttttgttttaaggagGCAAGGCAGGAGAACAATAATACCTAATATGTGTGCTTTTTTGAGATTAaaggcagggagctgagctACCTAATTGGTAGTGCCACATAAGCTTCTTCAAGGGGAAATGAAATCGGGAATGTACTTCAACAAAAATTAGTGGTTCCTTGCAGGAGTCTGAAATACTCAGGTCAGAAGTACATAATAAATAGTTGACTGAAAAAATAGGCTATGGCTTGCACAAGATCATGTTAATACTGTCTCAGATAATTTGAGTGTAGTTGTTGGGAAGAAGATGCTTttcacaaaataataattttgagcTGCAGTATGTTCTGATCTCCATGAATTGTCATGACACACCGAACATTTCTTGATCCAGAAGAGGAACCAATAGATGCTAACAGGTTATCATTGctttttttaggtttttcaAGTTTCCCaggtttcttgtttttctttccttctctcttttgttGCATTGactctgtgatttttctgtgctctttgctGTCCATATTTTGTCAGGAGTA includes the following:
- the TMEM70 gene encoding transmembrane protein 70, mitochondrial, translating into MYQKKKYEVGRQKKERRGGDAEAELPGRRFLPRGWRQPRRPRARLPWQQVTSFQGVAVRSLCTSSPHEHPEHGRLVYKGNLAKAVLGVRFFSYSTSIFNLFMMPYIMLKTGIGFESLLIQAAFYGLIGFFTFVTPVTLHVLTKGYVIRLYYKDEMDTYTAITYNAILAEKATVFHQKDVKIPDITKMFTTFYAKTKSMLVNPTLFPNPQDYNHLMGYDKSFYFNLEEEKEAGEKK